The following proteins are co-located in the Manihot esculenta cultivar AM560-2 chromosome 9, M.esculenta_v8, whole genome shotgun sequence genome:
- the LOC110622444 gene encoding receptor-like protein kinase FERONIA has translation MGRCSPASVLVLLCLASAILVGFGQNYLPTDKILLDCGASSDDSDADGQKWTADKGSKFLASTVNSTISPAATQDPAVPQVPFMTARVFHSNFTYSFPLADGRKFVRLYFYPASYSGLNASDSLFSVTAGSYTVLKNFSAAQTTEALNFAYIVKEYSINVDGGTLNITFSPSSNPSKSYAFINGIEIVSMPDIYSSTDGTLMLVGNSAPFIIDNSTALENVYRLNVGGNDISPSGDTGMLRSWSDDQPYLYGAGFGVPETADPNMTIERPVPPYIAPLNVYSTARSMGPNANINVNYNLTWIFSVDSGFSYLVRLHFCEVASNITKINQRVFSIFLNNQTAEDQADVVAWANFHNGVPVHKDYVVLVPGGSPQQDLWLALHPNTDSALKSQYYDAILNGVEIFKISTPGDNNLAGPNPIPAPKQDVIDPSLVRPKSGSGHSKNQKAIIAGGVSSGVVLAIVIGCCVIAASRRHRQRKESSASEGPSGWLPLSLYGNSHSAGSAKTNTTGSYASSLPSNLCRHFSFAEIKAATNNFDEALLLGVGGFGKVYKGEIDGGTTKVAIKRGNPLSEQGVHEFQTEIEMLSKLRHRHLVSLIGYCEENCEMILVYDYMAHGTLREHLYKTQKPPLPWKQRLEICIGAARGLHYLHTGAKHTIIHRDVKTTNILLDEKWVAKVSDFGLSKTGPTLDHTHVSTVVKGSFGYLDPEYFRRQQLTEKSDVYSFGVVLFEILCARPALNPTLPKEQVSLAEWAAHCFNKGILDQIVDPYLKGKIAPECFRKFAETAMKCVSDQGIERPSMGDVLWNLEFALQLQESAEESGKGIGGIDGEEMSFNPAIKGKKDPDASPGFDGNITDSRSTGMSMSIGGRSLASEDSDGLTPSAVFSQIMNPKGR, from the coding sequence ATGGGTAGGTGTTCTCCTGCTTCTGTTCTTGTTTTGCTTTGCTTGGCCTCTGCAATTCTTGTTGGCTTTGGCCAAAATTATTTGCCAACCGATAAAATACTCTTAGATTGTGGGGCATCTTCGGATGATTCCGATGCCGATGGTCAGAAATGGACTGCAGATAAAGGTTCTAAGTTCTTGGCATCGACTGTGAATTCAACCATATCCCCTGCTGCTACTCAAGACCCTGCAGTCCCTCAAGTCCCTTTCATGACTGCTCGTGTTTTTCACTCTAATTTTACTTATAGTTTCCCCTTGGCTGATGGTCGTAAATTCGTACGTCTGTACTTCTATCCTGCCTCATACAGTGGGCTAAATGCGTCTGATTCTCTTTTTTCCGTCACGGCTGGGTCTTATACTGTTCTTAAGAACTTCAGTGCTGCTCAAACAACAGAAGCTTTGAATTTTGCTTATATTGTGAAGGAGTACTCTATCAATGTAGATGGTGGAACATTGAACATTACTTTCAGCCCATCTTCGAATCCTTCAAAGTCTTATGCATTCATCAATGGGATTGAGATAGTGTCGATGCCTGATATTTATAGTAGTACTGATGGAACTTTAATGCTAGTGGGTAATTCTGCTCCATTTATTATAGATAACAGTACTGCACTTGAGAATGTTTATCGGTTAAATGTGGGTGGGAACGACATCTCACCGTCAGGAGATACAGGTATGCTTAGGTCTTGGTCCGATGACCAGCCATATCTTTATGGAGCAGGGTTTGGAGTTCCAGAGACTGCTGATCCAAACATGACGATTGAAAGGCCCGTGCCTCCATATATAGCGCCACTTAATGTCTATTCTACTGCTAGATCAATGGGACCGAATGCTAATATCAATGTGAATTACAATTTGACCTGGATTTTTAGCGTTGACTCTGGTTTCAGTTATTTGGTTAGGCTACATTTTTGTGAAGTTGCGTCGAATATAACCAAGATTAATCAAAGAGTGTTCAGCATCTTCCTCAATAATCAAACTGCTGAGGATCAGGCCGATGTGGTTGCTTGGGCGAATTTTCACAATGGAGTTCCAGTGCATAAGGATTATGTAGTGCTTGTTCCTGGTGGGAGCCCTCAGCAAGATCTGTGGCTTGCACTTCATCCAAATACGGATTCAGCCTTGAAGTCTCAGTATTATGATGCAATCTTAAATGGAGTTGAGATATTTAAAATTAGCACTCCAGGTGATAATAATCTTGCTGGGCCCAATCCAATTCCTGCTCCTAAACAGGATGTAATTGACCCTTCACTGGTCAGACCAAAATCAGGCTCTGGCCATTCAAAGAACCAGAAAGCAATTATAGCTGGGGGTGTAAGCAGTGGAGTTGTCTTAGCCATTGTCATTGGTTGCTGTGTCATTGCTGCATCTCGTCGTCATAGACAAAGGAAGGAGTCAAGTGCAAGTGAGGGGCCATCTGGGTGGCTTCCTCTTTCTCTGTATGGAAATTCTCACTCTGCTGGTTCAGCAAAAACAAACACGACCGGAAGTTATGCTTCCTCTTTGCCTTCAAACCTTTGCCGCCACTTCTCATTTGCTGAGATCAAGGCTGCTACTAACAATTTTGATGAGGCTCTGCTCCTTGGAGTGGGAGGCTTTGGCAAGGTCTACAAGGGGGAAATTGATGGTGGGACAACTAAGGTTGCAATCAAGCGTGGCAATCCGCTTTCTGAGCAAGGTGTGCATGAGTTCCAAACTGAGATTGAAATGCTCTCCAAACTTCGACACCGTCATCTTGTTTCATTGATTGGGTACTGTGAGGAGAACTGTGAGATGATCCTTGTTTATGACTACATGGCTCACGGAACACTGCGTGAGCATCTATACAAAACCCAAAAACCTCCTTTGCCATGGAAGCAAAGGCTCGAGATATGCATTGGTGCTGCTCGCGGTTTACACTATCTCCACACTGGTGCCAAACACACTATTATCCACCGGGATGTCAAGACAACCAACATTCTTTTGGATGAGAAATGGGTCGCAAAGGTTTCTGATTTTGGCTTGTCAAAGACAGGACCTACCTTGGATCACACCCATGTTAGCACTGTAGTGAAGGGTAGTTTTGGATATCTGGATCCAGAGTATTTTAGGCGGCAGCAACTAACTGAAAAATCAGATGTTTATTCATTTGGAGTTGTGCTGTTTGAGATCCTGTGCGCTCGACCAGCCTTGAACCCAACACTGCCAAAGGAGCAAGTCAGCTTGGCAGAATGGGCTGCTCATTGCTTCAATAAAGGCATTCTGGATCAGATTGTTGACCCGTATCTGAAGGGGAAGATTGCACCTGAATGCTTCAGAAAGTTTGCTGAGACTGCAATGAAGTGTGTGTCTGATCAGGGCATTGAGAGACCATCAATGGGAGATGTGCTATGGAACCTTGAATTTGCTTTGCAGCTACAAGAGAGTGCAGAGGAGAGTGGGAAAGGCATTGGTGGAATAGACGGCGAGGAGATGTCATTTAATCCTGCCATTAAAGGGAAGAAAGACCCCGATGCTTCCCCTGGCTTTGATGGTAACATTACAGATTCAAGGAGCACCGGAATGAGCATGAGCATAGGCGGTCGGAGCCTTGCTAGTGAAGACTCAGACGGGTTGACACCAAGCGCTGTGTTCTCGCAGATCATGAACCCGAAAGGTCGTTGA
- the LOC110622445 gene encoding serine/threonine-protein kinase STN8, chloroplastic, which yields MASLLSPTALAIQQYPKILCFSAFKPTLTFHHNMHSFTNRFKHNPGRCSAFFGNIPDDLIYGSLHLDQFPIFESGLVQFRRITDDLSEFQKWGLLVFAGLVWIYLTARPGVLIGAIDAYILAPLQLGLDSLRGRRRLKSTDFVIGNKLGEGSFGVVYSGAIIPKIGTLEERTQKRGRGASLELDGRYKEKVILKKVKVGIQGAEEFGEVEEWFNYRMSRAAPETCAEFLGSFVADETNSQFTQGVKWLVWKFEGDRNLADYMKDRNFPFNLESVMFGRVLEGLDSVKRNALIIKQIMRQIITSLKKIHDTGIVHRDVKPANLVVTRKGQIKLIDFGAATDLRIGKNYVPNRALLDPDYCPPELYVLPEETPSPPPEPIAALLSPILWQLNSPDLFDMYSAGVVLLQMAIPTLRSIGGLKNFNAEIKKFEYDLNRWRNYTRLRPDLTILDLDSGRGWDLATKLISERGSLMRGRLSAAATLRHPYFLLGGDQAAAVLSKFSLTK from the exons ATGGCTTCTCTTCTATCTCCAACTGCTTTGGCAATTCAACAGTATCCTAAAATTCTTTGCTTCTCAGCTTTCAAGCCCACTCTTACGTTCCACCATAATATGCATTCTTTCACCAACCGCTTCAAGCATAACCCAGGAAGGTGCAGTGCATTTTTTGGCAACATCCCAGATGATCTAATATATGGATCTCTCCATCTGGACCAGTTCCCTATCTTTGAATCTGGGTTGGTCCAGTTCCGGAGAATTACCGACGATTTATCAGAGTTTCAGAAATGGGGATTATTGGTTTTTGCTGGGCTTGTATGGATTTACTTAACTGCAAGGCCTGGTGTTCTAATTGGTGCCATTGATGCGtacattctggctcctctgcaACTGGGTCTGGACAGCTTGAGAGGAAGACGGCGCTTGAAGAGTACTGATTTTGTGATTGGAAATAAACTGGGAGAAGGCTCTTTCGGCGTTGTTTACTCTGGGGCAATTATTCCTAAAATTGGGACTTTGGAAGAGAGGACGCAAAAGAGAGGAAGAGGAGCATCACTGGAGTTGGATGGAAGATACAAAGAGAAAGTTATCCTTAAAAAG GTGAAGGTTGGAATCCAAGGGGCTGAAGAATTTGGTGAAGTTGAGGAGTGGTTTAATTATAGGATGTCAAGAGCAGCTCCTGAAACATGTGCTGAGTTCCTTGGTAGTTTTGTTGCTGACGAAACGAATTCACAATTTACACAGGGTGTCAAATGGCTTGTTTGGAAATTTGAG GGAGATCGAAATCTTGCTGATTATATGAAAGATCGCAACTTCCCTTTTAACTTGGAGTCTGTCATGTTTGGACGTGTCCTGGAAGGGTTAGATTCTGTTAAACGTAATGCACTGATCATCAAGCAAATAATGCGCCAGATTATTACTTCACTTAAAAAAATCCATGATACCGGAATTGTCCATCGGGATGTAAAGCCAGCCAACTTAGTGGTGACAAGGAAAGGACAGATCAAGCTCATAGATTTTGGGGCTGCCACTGACCTTCGAATAGGCAAGAACTATGTACCCAATCGCGCTCTGCTCGATCCTGACTATTGTCCACCTGAACTATATGTACTTCCAGAGGAGACACCAAGTCCTCCACCGGAGCCCATTGCTGCCTTGCTTTCTCCAATACTTTGGCAG CTGAACAGTCCTGATCTATTTGACATGTATTCTGCTGGAGTTGTACTCTTACAAATGGCAATACCAACCTTAAGGTCCATTGGAGGCTTAAAGAATTTTAACGCAGAGATAAAAAAGTTTGAATATGACTTGAATAGATGGAGAAACTACACTCGATTGAGGCCTGACTTAACAATACTTGACCTCGATTCAGGTAGAGGGTGGGATCTAGCTACGAAATTGATCTCAGAGAGAGGTAGCCTTATGAGAGGCCGTTTATCAGCAGCTGCTACTCTGAGGCATCCTTATTTCTTGTTGGGTGGTGACCAGGCAGCTGCAGTACTTTCAAAGTTTAGCTTAACCAAATAG
- the LOC110622446 gene encoding serine/threonine-protein kinase AtPK2/AtPK19 produces MVSSQLSGLTKTHMRKPLMSQFFSENPPDTGVTDHVELDFADVFGPLPVQASTEGNCGDLANPLNATDFAELIYDEPAVVYNRSHSLVGPSSCVSQSLKLNKLTLHETEDAMELVELEELSIDDEADEKAIENASGDSVDVHGVRIEDFEILKVVGQGAFGKVFQVRKKGTSEIYAMKVMRKDKIVEKNHVEYMKAERDILTKVDHPFIVQLKYSFQTKYRLYLVLDFINGGHLFFQLYHHGLFREDLARIYAAEIVSAVSHLHANGIMHRDLKPENILLDADGHVMLTDFGLAKQFEENTRSNSMCGTVEYMAPEIVLGKGHDKAADWWSVGILLYEMLTGKPPFIGGNREKIQQKIVKDKIKLPAYLSSEAHSLLKGLLQKDASKRLGSGPTGSEEIKRHKWLKPINWKKLEARDIQPSFRPEVAGKHCIANFEKRWTDMPLSDSPAASPKSNVNPFVNFTYVRPAASFLQKNSPA; encoded by the exons ATGGTTTCCTCTCAATTATCTGGGTTGACCAAGACCCACATGCGCAAACCATTGATGAGCCAGTTTTTTTCTGAGAACCCTCCAGACACTGGTGTGACAGACCATGTTGAGCTAGACTTTGCTGATGTATTTGGTCCTTTGCCAGTTCAGGCATCAACAGAAGGGAATTGTGGTGATTTGGCAAATCCTTTGAATGCTACAGATTTTGCTGAACTTATTTATGATGAACCCGCAGTTGTTTACAACCGATCACATTCATTGGTTGGTCCATCCTCTTGTGTTAGCCAGTCACTCAAGCTCAATAAGCTCACTTTACATGAGACAGAGGATGCCATGGAACTAGTGGAACTTGAGGAATTATCCATAGATGATGAGGCTGATGAGAAAGCTATTGAGAATGCTAGTGGAGATTCTGTGGATGTCCACGGCGTGAGGATTGAAGATTTTGAGATTCTGAAAGTTGTTGGGCAAGGTGCGTTTGGGAAAGTTTTTCAGGTTAGGAAAAAGGGCACTTCAGAAATATATGCAATGAAAGTCATGCGGAAGGACAAGATAGTAGAGAAGAATCATGTTGAGTACATGAAAGCAGAGAGGGACATTCTGACAAAAGTAGATCATCCCTTCATTGTCCAGCTTAAATACTCATTCCAA ACCAAATATAGATTATACCTTGTTTTGGATTTCATCAATGGTGGTCACCTCTTTTTTCAGCTTTATCACCATGGCCTTTTCAG AGAGGATCTGGCTCGTATATATGCTGCTGAGATTGTTTCTGCAGTCTCCCACCTTCATGCAAATGGTATAATGCATAGGGATCTGAAACCTGAAAATATCCTGTTAGATGCTGATGGCCAT GTGATGTTGACTGATTTTGGCCTGGCAAagcaatttgaagaaaatacaAGGTCAAACTCTATGTGTGGAACAGTTGAATATATGGCGCCTGAAATTGTTCTCGGAAAGGGCCATGATAAGGCTGCAGATTGGTGGAGTGTTGGAATTCTATTATATGAGATGCTAACTGGAAAG CCTCCTTTTATTGGTGGGAACAGGGAGAAAATTCAACAAAAGATTGTCAAGGATAAGATTAAGCTACCGGCTTATTTGTCAAGTGAAGCACATTCTTTGCTGAAAGGG CTGCTACAAAAAGATGCCAGCAAGCGCCTAGGAAGTGGACCTACAGGAAGTGAAGAAATTAAGCGTCACAAGTGGTTGAAGCCAATCAACTGGAAGAAATTGGAGGCAAGAGATATTCAGCCTAGTTTCCGTCCAGAAGTAGCTGGGAAACACTGCATTGCAAATTTTGAGAAGCGATGGACTGACATGCCTCTATCAGATTCTCCAGCTGCCAGCCCCAAAAGTAATGTGAATCCTTTTGTGAACTTCACTTACGTAAGGCCTGCAGCCTCATTCCTTCAAAAGAACAGCCCTGCATAG
- the LOC110621873 gene encoding uncharacterized protein LOC110621873 isoform X1 — MSDCVSSIPLALSVTQVRYLGLATLRRRYLSSNHWSSARNGRLKSLTTRSSRNSRVLHSEGQEFYGELGFKDKGDEFMELESRMGNDKGSDSPFLNALELKDEKRSGENEERAEQEDLIKVKDDKAIGESGQLNEKMGFRRGRQVIRRFNMLAKQVISIQSARSLGFVSQIWVDTTSWVVLTVEVRPNLLSGEPERFLLEDVRQVGDVVLVEDENVLEVELKMIGLETLVGYRVVTAGRRYIGKVRGFSFDVNSGTVELLELDSFGISIIPSSLVSTYALPIEDVLEVLSDTVIVHEAAASRIQRLTKGFWDAQNVSNSIDEMEEYSDNEISVGSGHGRSTRRSPRSQKKFRSKIRDAEDDWELPMDYL, encoded by the exons ATGTCTGACTGTGTTTCCTCTATCCCTCTGGCCTTGTCCGTTACCCAGGTACGATACTTAGGCTTAGCAACACTGAGAAGACGGTATCTCTCAAGTAACCATTGGTCAAGTGCTAGAAATGGCAGGTTAAAATCACTGACTACAAGAAGCAGCAGGAATTCCCGCGTGCTGCATTCGGAGGGACAAGAATTTTACGGCGAATTAGGGTTTAAGGATAAAGGGGATGAGTTTATGGAGTTAGAATCCAGAATGGGAAATGATAAGGGAAGTGACTCTCCTTTTTTAAATGCTCTTGAATTGAAAGATGAGAAGAGGAGTGGAGAGAATGAGGAGAGAGCAGAACAGGAAGATTTGATTAAAGTTAAAGATGATAAGGCAATTGGGGAGTCTGGGCAGCTGAATGAGAAGATGGGATTCAGGAGAGGAAGACAAGTGATAAGGAGATTCAATATGTTGGCAAAGCAAGTGATCAGTATTCAATCTGCTCGTAGTTTGGGTTTTGTTTCGCAAATTTGGGTGGATACTACTTCT tGGGTGGTGTTGACTGTAGAAGTGAGGCCTAACTTGCTTTCTGGAGAACCAGAGAGGTTTCTTTTAGAGGATGTTAGACAG GTTGGTGACGTTGTACTTGTTGAGGATGAGAATGTGCTGGAAGTTGAATTAAAAATGATTGGCCTTGAAACATTG GTAGGATACAGAGTTGTGACTGCAGGCCGGCGATACATCGGGAAG GTGCGGGGATTCTCTTTTGATGTTAATTCAGGGACTGTGGAATTGCTTGAGCTTGACTCATTCGGGATTTCCATCATTCCATCTAGTTTG GTGAGTACCTATGCTTTACCTATTGAGGATGTCCTTGAAGTTTTATCAGACACGGTTATTGTGCATGAAGCAGCAGCCTCACGGATACAAAGGTTAACAAAG GGTTTTTGGGATGCACAAAACGTAAGTAATTCCATTGATGAAATGGAAGAATACTCTGATAATGAAATTTCTGTTGGTTCTGGTCATGGTCGGAGCACTAGGAGGAGTCCTCGCAGCCAGAAAAAGTTTCGTTCAAAAATAAGAGATGCTGAAGATGATTGGGAGCTTCCAATGGATTACTTATGA
- the LOC110621873 gene encoding uncharacterized protein LOC110621873 isoform X2 — MELESRMGNDKGSDSPFLNALELKDEKRSGENEERAEQEDLIKVKDDKAIGESGQLNEKMGFRRGRQVIRRFNMLAKQVISIQSARSLGFVSQIWVDTTSWVVLTVEVRPNLLSGEPERFLLEDVRQVGDVVLVEDENVLEVELKMIGLETLVGYRVVTAGRRYIGKVRGFSFDVNSGTVELLELDSFGISIIPSSLVSTYALPIEDVLEVLSDTVIVHEAAASRIQRLTKGFWDAQNVSNSIDEMEEYSDNEISVGSGHGRSTRRSPRSQKKFRSKIRDAEDDWELPMDYL; from the exons ATGGAGTTAGAATCCAGAATGGGAAATGATAAGGGAAGTGACTCTCCTTTTTTAAATGCTCTTGAATTGAAAGATGAGAAGAGGAGTGGAGAGAATGAGGAGAGAGCAGAACAGGAAGATTTGATTAAAGTTAAAGATGATAAGGCAATTGGGGAGTCTGGGCAGCTGAATGAGAAGATGGGATTCAGGAGAGGAAGACAAGTGATAAGGAGATTCAATATGTTGGCAAAGCAAGTGATCAGTATTCAATCTGCTCGTAGTTTGGGTTTTGTTTCGCAAATTTGGGTGGATACTACTTCT tGGGTGGTGTTGACTGTAGAAGTGAGGCCTAACTTGCTTTCTGGAGAACCAGAGAGGTTTCTTTTAGAGGATGTTAGACAG GTTGGTGACGTTGTACTTGTTGAGGATGAGAATGTGCTGGAAGTTGAATTAAAAATGATTGGCCTTGAAACATTG GTAGGATACAGAGTTGTGACTGCAGGCCGGCGATACATCGGGAAG GTGCGGGGATTCTCTTTTGATGTTAATTCAGGGACTGTGGAATTGCTTGAGCTTGACTCATTCGGGATTTCCATCATTCCATCTAGTTTG GTGAGTACCTATGCTTTACCTATTGAGGATGTCCTTGAAGTTTTATCAGACACGGTTATTGTGCATGAAGCAGCAGCCTCACGGATACAAAGGTTAACAAAG GGTTTTTGGGATGCACAAAACGTAAGTAATTCCATTGATGAAATGGAAGAATACTCTGATAATGAAATTTCTGTTGGTTCTGGTCATGGTCGGAGCACTAGGAGGAGTCCTCGCAGCCAGAAAAAGTTTCGTTCAAAAATAAGAGATGCTGAAGATGATTGGGAGCTTCCAATGGATTACTTATGA
- the LOC110623025 gene encoding uncharacterized protein LOC110623025, which yields MQKIQSSLTGDQKLRPNCGRKPLQPKNSLASPVTEIQILKPKKDWIEISVASESNKENYPICATTPTKLVIEPLDASLAEELSAIKKKIERLRLDGQRTEKMLNEREKLLDLQMKELEQRGEIQKRLEIEVDRLYRLKELQSFSMRISPMRSLREKEHEKKTAQVHSQGMKAEDMEASVSGSRMMSPCLSSSSSSNSISSQLVAV from the exons ATGCAGAAGATCCAATCCTCTTTAACCGGAGACCAGAAACTCCGACCAAATTGTGGTCGTAAACCTCTGCAACCAAAGAACTCGCTGGCCAGTCCTGTAACCGAGATTCAAATTCTAAAGCCGAAGAAAGATTGGATTGAGATTTCGGTTGCTAGTGAATCCAACAAGGAGAACTATCCGATCTGTGCAACGACGCCCACTAAGCTCGTGATTGAGCCGTTGGATGCTTCGCTAGCAGAGGAACTGAGCGCGATCAAGAAGAAGATAGAGAGATTGAGACTGGACGGACAGAGAACAGAGAAAATGTTGAATGAGAGGGAGAAGTTACTGGATTTGCAAATGAAGGAGCTGGAGCAGAGAGGAGAGATTCAGAAGAGGCTCGAGATTGAGGTGGATAGACTCTACAGATTGAAGGAACTCCAATCTTTCTCTATG AGAATTTCTCCAATGCGTTCGCTGAGAGAGAAGGAACATGAGAAGAAGACTGCTCAAGTGCATTCCCAG GGAATGAAAGCCGAGGATATGGAGGCATCGGTGAGTGGAAGTAGAATGATGAGTCCGTGTTTGAGTTCCAGTTCGAGTTCAAATTCCATCTCTTCGCAGCTTGTGGCTGTGTAA
- the LOC110623024 gene encoding transcription elongation factor TFIIS, with amino-acid sequence MERELVELFEAAKKAADSAASDGVSSNGPEVVRCVDALKRLKSFPITYDILVSSQVGKRLRPLTKHPREKIQTVASDLLEIWKRIVIDETTRKKNGVVDNKSSGKAEVSKVETIKVEKIQKSSTVKVDKIDREEIIKVEKISKEEKHASNSKKPSQVPIAPPKLTTMVKCNDALRDKVRELLVEALSKVASEVDEDARDEIRACDPIRIAVSVESAMFEKMGRSNGAQKFKYRSIMFNMKDPNNPDLRRKVLLGLVKPERLITMSPEEMASEKRQQENNQIKEKALFDCERGGGPKATTDQFKCGRCGQRKTTYYQMQTRSADEPMTTYVTCVNCNNRWKFC; translated from the exons ATGGAAAGAGAGCTTGTAGAGTTGTTTGAGGCCGCGAAGAAAGCCGCAGATTCCGCTGCTAGTGACGGAGTTTCCTCCAATGGACCGGAGGTGGTGAGGTGTGTAGATGCGCTGAAACGGCTCAAGAGTTTTCCGATAACGTATGATATTCTGGTATCCTCTCAG GTCGGGAAGCGGCTTCGACCTCTCACAAAGCATCCTAGGGAGAAGATCCAAACTGTGGCATCTGACTTGCTAGAGATTTGGAAAAGGATAGTCATTGATGAGACCACCAGAAAGAAAAATGGTGTCGTTGATAATAAAAGTTCAGGGAAAGCTGAGGTTTCAAAGGTAGAGACCATTAAAGTTGAGAAGATTCAAAAATCAAGCACAGTTAAGGTTGATAAGATTGATCGGGAAGAAATAATCAAGGTTGAAAAAATATCCAAGGAGGAGAAACATGCTTCTAATTCGAAGAAGCCATCTCAGGTCCCTATTGCTCCACCAAAGCTTACTACGATGGTAAAATGTAATGATGCTTTACGTGACAAAGTTCGCGAACTTCTTGTGGAGGCCTTGTCCAAAGTTGCTAGTGAGGTTGATGAGGATGCGAGGGATGAAATAAGGGCATGTGACCCAATCCGAATTGCTGTATCTGTAGAATCTGCTATGTTTGAAAAGATGGGTCGATCAAATGGAGCCCAAAAGTTCAAGTACAGATCCATAATGTTCAACATGAAGGATCCAAATAACCCTGATTTGAGGAGAAAAGTACTTCTTGGACTGGTCAAACCAGAGAGACTCATCACAATGAGCCCTGAAGAAATGGCAAGCGAAAAGAGACAACAGGAAAATAACCAAATTAAAGAGAAAGCATTATTTGATTGTGAGCGTGGTGGTGGACCAAAAGCCACAACCGATCAGTTCAAGTGTGGTCGATGTGGTCAGCGCAAGACCACTTACTATCAGATGCAGACTAGGAGTGCTGATGAACCAATGACCACGTATGTAACGTGTGTAAACTGCAACAACCGTTGGAAATTCTGCTAG